One window of Xylocopa sonorina isolate GNS202 chromosome 9, iyXylSono1_principal, whole genome shotgun sequence genomic DNA carries:
- the LOC143426789 gene encoding uncharacterized protein LOC143426789, with translation MVLSLILVRSQKRNRRCNRKCDMLSLNNYEFQKVRISEKSRAINTITEEGMQLTHPSALYIPELSVQRLQRGRIRSGACVRACVRAYYPCCLHAKGARKSLQRDRISKRDVLAGHMTCEADTSRETFLNTRGIETIAGKGETK, from the exons ATGGTGCTGTCATTAATTCTGGTGCGCTCCCAGAAGAGGAATCGTCGATGTAACAGAAAGTGTGACATGCTGTCGTTAAACAACTATGAGTTCCAGAAAGTACGCATCAGCGAGAA ATCACGCGCCATCAACACGATCACTGAGGAGGGTATGCAGTTGACGCATCCCTCGGCTCTTTACATCCCGGAACTAAGTGTCCAGAGGCTTCAACGAGGAAGGATTCGCAGTGGTGCGTGCGTACGTGCGTGCGTACGCGCGTATTATCCTTGCTGCTTGCATGCAAAGGGAGCGAGGAAGAGCTTGCAAAGAGATCGGATTTCGAAGAGGGATGTTCTGGCTGGGCACATGACATGTGAAGCGGATACGAGCAGAGAAACATTTCTGAATACCCGTGGAATAGAAACAATAGCTGGCAAGGGAGAAACAaagtga
- the Cbs gene encoding cystathionine beta-synthase isoform X1, whose amino-acid sequence MAFKPPNKPSRCTWVPNASNSPHTCRQENAVYKIMPDILTTIGKTPMIKLNNIPKLCGIKCEMYAKCEFLNPGGSVKDRIAYRMIQDAEEKGLLKPGYTIIEPTSGNTGIGLAMAAAARGYRCIIVLPEKMSDEKVSTLRALGAEIVRTPTEALWDSPESHINVAQKLEKEIPNSIVLDQYTNAGNPLAHYDQTGTEIWEQCKGQVDYVVAGAGTGGTIAGIGRKLKELSPDIQIVAVDPKGSILDPSTESPDEIGFYEVEGIGYDFIPTILDRKVVDKWIKTEDRESLHAARMLIRQEGLLVGGSSGAALVGALKIAKDLPEEKRVVVILPDGIRNYLTKFVSDHWMEARGFLEPICQNDTNKWWWNMPVSNLTFGRSCMLKENMVTCQEAVHMLKNAEFQTLVISDNDVHVKGVVNLKKLMSNIVSGTVKYTDFVEKAMVKQYVKVNFSATLGYLSRILEKEPYAIILDDKRDNAFVGIVNQIHILNFISTNNDVITNSHSTN is encoded by the exons ATGGCATTTAAACCACCTAATAAACCTAGCCGCTGCACGTGGGTACCAAATGCATCAAATTCACCACACACATGTAGACAAGA AAATGCTGTCTATAAGATAATGCCTGATATTTTAACTACAATTGGAAAAACTCCAATGATAAAATTGAATAACATTCCAAAATTGTGTGGAATTAAATGCGAAATGT atgcaaaatgtgaatttttaaatCCTGGTGGTTCTGTGAAAGATAGAATTGCATATAGAATGATTCAAGATGCAGAAGAAAAAGGTTTGTTAAAACCAGGATATACCATCATTGAACCAACAAGTGGTAATACTGGGATCGGTTTAGCAATGGCTGCTGCTGCTAGAGGATATAGATGTATTATTGTTCTCCCAGAAAAAATGTCAGATGAAAAAGTATCTACGCTTCGTGCACTTGGTGCTGAGATTGTACGAACCCCAACAGAAGCACTATGGGATAGTCCGGAGTCACATATTAATGTCGCACAAAAATTAGAAAAGGAAATACCAAATAGCATTGTTCTTGATCAA TACACCAATGCTGGAAATCCATTGGCTCATTACGATCAAACTGGAACTGAAATTTGGGAGCAATGCAAGGGACAAGTAGATTATGTGGTAGCAGGTGCTGGTACAGGTGGTACTATTGCTGGTATTGGACGAAAATTAAAAGAATTGTCACCAGATATACAAATTGTAGCTGTAGATCCTAAAGGGAGTATTCTAGATCCATCAACTGAATCGCCAGATGAAATTGGTTTCTATGAAGTAGAAGGAATAGG CTATGACTTTATACCCACAATATTAGATCGCAAAGTAGTAGATAAGTGGATAAAAACTGAAGACCGTGAATCGTTACATGCTGCTAGAATGCTTATACGTCAGGAAGGTTTATTAGTAGGTGGTAGTAGCGGTGCTGCACTTGTTGGTGCTCTTAAGATAGCTAAAGATCTTCCTGAAGAGAAACGTGTTGTTGTTATCTTACCAGACGGGATAAGAAATTACTTAACGAAATTCGTATCTGATCACTGGATGGAAGCTAGAGGATTTTTG GAACCCATATGTCAAAACGATACCAATAAGTGGTGGTGGAACATGCCAGTTTCAAATCTAACTTTTGGTAGATCATGTATGTTGAAGGAAAATATGGTAACATGCCAAGAAGCTGTTCACATGCTTAAAAATGCAGAATTTCAAACACTAGTTATCAGTGATAACGATGTACATGTAAAAGGTGTTGTTAATTTAAAGAAACTGATGTCAAACATAGTATCTGGTACAGTAAAATACACAGACTTTGTTGAAAAGGCAATGGTCAAGCAATATGTTAAAGTTAATTTTTCAGCAACTCTTGGTTACTTATCACGCATTCTTGAGAAAGAACCATACGCGATAATTTTAGATGACAAACGTGACAACGCATTTGTTGGAATCGTAAATCAGATTCACATTTTGAATTTTATTAGTACAAATAATGATGTTATAACTAATAGTCATTCAACAAATTGA
- the Cbs gene encoding cystathionine beta-synthase isoform X2, whose amino-acid sequence MPDILTTIGKTPMIKLNNIPKLCGIKCEMYAKCEFLNPGGSVKDRIAYRMIQDAEEKGLLKPGYTIIEPTSGNTGIGLAMAAAARGYRCIIVLPEKMSDEKVSTLRALGAEIVRTPTEALWDSPESHINVAQKLEKEIPNSIVLDQYTNAGNPLAHYDQTGTEIWEQCKGQVDYVVAGAGTGGTIAGIGRKLKELSPDIQIVAVDPKGSILDPSTESPDEIGFYEVEGIGYDFIPTILDRKVVDKWIKTEDRESLHAARMLIRQEGLLVGGSSGAALVGALKIAKDLPEEKRVVVILPDGIRNYLTKFVSDHWMEARGFLEPICQNDTNKWWWNMPVSNLTFGRSCMLKENMVTCQEAVHMLKNAEFQTLVISDNDVHVKGVVNLKKLMSNIVSGTVKYTDFVEKAMVKQYVKVNFSATLGYLSRILEKEPYAIILDDKRDNAFVGIVNQIHILNFISTNNDVITNSHSTN is encoded by the exons ATGCCTGATATTTTAACTACAATTGGAAAAACTCCAATGATAAAATTGAATAACATTCCAAAATTGTGTGGAATTAAATGCGAAATGT atgcaaaatgtgaatttttaaatCCTGGTGGTTCTGTGAAAGATAGAATTGCATATAGAATGATTCAAGATGCAGAAGAAAAAGGTTTGTTAAAACCAGGATATACCATCATTGAACCAACAAGTGGTAATACTGGGATCGGTTTAGCAATGGCTGCTGCTGCTAGAGGATATAGATGTATTATTGTTCTCCCAGAAAAAATGTCAGATGAAAAAGTATCTACGCTTCGTGCACTTGGTGCTGAGATTGTACGAACCCCAACAGAAGCACTATGGGATAGTCCGGAGTCACATATTAATGTCGCACAAAAATTAGAAAAGGAAATACCAAATAGCATTGTTCTTGATCAA TACACCAATGCTGGAAATCCATTGGCTCATTACGATCAAACTGGAACTGAAATTTGGGAGCAATGCAAGGGACAAGTAGATTATGTGGTAGCAGGTGCTGGTACAGGTGGTACTATTGCTGGTATTGGACGAAAATTAAAAGAATTGTCACCAGATATACAAATTGTAGCTGTAGATCCTAAAGGGAGTATTCTAGATCCATCAACTGAATCGCCAGATGAAATTGGTTTCTATGAAGTAGAAGGAATAGG CTATGACTTTATACCCACAATATTAGATCGCAAAGTAGTAGATAAGTGGATAAAAACTGAAGACCGTGAATCGTTACATGCTGCTAGAATGCTTATACGTCAGGAAGGTTTATTAGTAGGTGGTAGTAGCGGTGCTGCACTTGTTGGTGCTCTTAAGATAGCTAAAGATCTTCCTGAAGAGAAACGTGTTGTTGTTATCTTACCAGACGGGATAAGAAATTACTTAACGAAATTCGTATCTGATCACTGGATGGAAGCTAGAGGATTTTTG GAACCCATATGTCAAAACGATACCAATAAGTGGTGGTGGAACATGCCAGTTTCAAATCTAACTTTTGGTAGATCATGTATGTTGAAGGAAAATATGGTAACATGCCAAGAAGCTGTTCACATGCTTAAAAATGCAGAATTTCAAACACTAGTTATCAGTGATAACGATGTACATGTAAAAGGTGTTGTTAATTTAAAGAAACTGATGTCAAACATAGTATCTGGTACAGTAAAATACACAGACTTTGTTGAAAAGGCAATGGTCAAGCAATATGTTAAAGTTAATTTTTCAGCAACTCTTGGTTACTTATCACGCATTCTTGAGAAAGAACCATACGCGATAATTTTAGATGACAAACGTGACAACGCATTTGTTGGAATCGTAAATCAGATTCACATTTTGAATTTTATTAGTACAAATAATGATGTTATAACTAATAGTCATTCAACAAATTGA
- the Trs33 gene encoding trafficking protein particle complex subunit Trs33, translating into MRQQIIDAKGNAHTSGEADECLFEYLHTEMVNYALSKTCKNKEGEDELSRLEWMGFSVGYRIIERLTREWNRFKDELDMIKFICTDFWTSLYHKQIDNLRTNHHGVYVLQDNSFRLLEKVGTNSNKQYLQESPRLLAFTCGLLRGSLANLGIISTVNAEISTLPTCKFHVQVQKSL; encoded by the exons ATGAGGCAGCAAATAATTGATGCGAAAGGCAATGCTCATACTTCTGGAGAAGCTGATGAATGTCTTTTTGAATATTTACATACAGAGATGGTTAATTACGCTTTAAGTAAAACATGTAAAAATAAG GAAGGAGAAGACGAACTGTCTCGACTAGAATGGATGGGATTTAGCGTTGGCTATAGAATCATTGAACGTTTAACACGAGAATGGAACCGATTTAAGGACGAACTGGATATGATAAAATTTATCTGTACCGATTTCTGGACAAGCCTTTATCATAAACAGATAGATAATTTAAGGACAAATCACCATGGTGTATATGTATTACAAGATAATTCGTTTCGATTACTAGAGAAAGTAGGTACTAACAGCAATAAACAATATCTTCAAGAAAGCCCACGTTTATTAGCATTCACTTGTGGACTTTTAAGAGGAAGTTTAGCTAATCTTGGTATCATTAGTACTGTTAATGCAGAAATTTCTACATTACCAACCTGTAAATTTCATGTACAAGTTCAAAAGAGTCTATAA